One stretch of Plutella xylostella chromosome 15, ilPluXylo3.1, whole genome shotgun sequence DNA includes these proteins:
- the LOC105389694 gene encoding uncharacterized protein LOC105389694, producing the protein MAAKSKKRLSKIENKLLKLDKLQLNDVICSICQSILIEPVTLPCYHDFCHGCFNGSVENNALCCPLCRLRIGSWLRTTAKQNNLVNTQLWEFIKSKFPHEISVKLKGDDINIPEDKPALRLSAPGEIRLEYEAELKRLREERVQIEQKHQKETEQLVKKIQTEEEEAHKKYLERIEGDERLAKQIQLNTSQEISSSSTSTRKQNTRIAAIKSRIKTNKIENYLCKRSPPIAKESPKVQDDNTSTDSSTPKSAPDKSQASASPEVAPSYTKYLKNIIDKKFKNDSGVWNKENGDTTPKVISNDEEPSKPKVEEEEPKCKTVKPTKTIHSLPVSLPYTGILQHKRNLLERKDTGSADSMRQELCYFKPIEGTTPTSYKAGCGLPLRVAARRPLAAVAGEPLPAPARGQLLAELCRLRSLSLAARLPSAFVLAIEVLRVSTEGHPIKLPPRTKASVKKYSPSSPVCASPSPSPPAPPPPPLDGIAKLHSDSTLRRTRSMGSIPKSVNETTPKKSKIKNRKVSSERKRYLRSDSKKFNATLSLTSPPLVPDPVNNNKISLVMKKLSSPLEKCDVKLILEEQLRIERLIEQEKQDLALARRVDAELNGRQLRRAAGKRPAPLAHPLRANKKLKV; encoded by the exons ATGGCGGCCAAGTCAAAGAAGCGGCTGTcgaaaatagaaaataagcTATTAAAATTAGACAAGTTACAGTTAAATGATGTTATTTGTTCCATTTGCCAATCGATCCTCATAGAACCAGTTACATTACCATGTTATCACGATTTCTGTCACGGTTGCTTTAACGGCAGTGTTGAAAATAATGCTTTGTGTTGCCCACTGTGTCGCCTGCGAATAGGTTCTTGGCTCAGGACCACagcaaaacaaaacaaccTGGTAAATACACAACTATGGGAGTTCATCAAATCAAAGTTCCCGCATGAAATCAGTGTAAAACTCAAAGGAGACGACATCAATATCCCTGAAG ATAAGCCGGCCCTTCGTTTGAGTGCACCAGGGGAAATAAGACTAGAATATGAAGCTGAACTGAAAAGATTAAGGGAAGAGCGTGTACAAATTGAACAAAAACATCAAAAAGAAACAGAACAGTTAGTAAA aaaaatacagactgaagaagaagaagcgcacaaaaaatatttagaacGAATAGAAGGGGATGAGAGACTTGCCAAGCAGATCCAGCTGAACACCTCACAAGAAATCAGTTCATCCAGCACAAGTACTAGGAAGCAGAACACTAGGATAGCTGCCATCAAGTCTAGAAtcaaaaccaacaaaattgAAAACTATTTGTGTAAAAGAAGTCCTCCCATTGCTAAAGA AAGCCCTAAAGTACAAGATGACAATACAAGCACAGATAGCTCAACTCCCAAGTCTGCCCCGGACAAGTCACAGGCATCTGCTTCCCCTGAGGTGGCACCCAGCTATACTAAATACCTCAAAAATATCATAGAtaagaaatttaaaaatgactcAGGAGTATGGAATAAAGAGAATGGTGATACTACTCCTAAAGTGATCTCAAATGAT GAAGAACCATCAAAACCCAAAGTGGAGGAGGAGGAGCCTAAGTGTAAGACAGTGAAGCCCACAAAGACCATCCACTCGCTGCCGGTGTCGCTGCCGTATACGGGCATCCTGCAGCACAAGCGAAACCTGCTGGAGCGCAAGGACACCGGCAGCGCAGACTCCATGCGCCAGGAGCTCTGCTACTTCAAGCCCATCGAAGGAACTACACCAACCag CTACAAGGCGGGGTGCGGGCTGCCGCTGCgcgtggcggcgcggcgccccctggcggcggtggcgggcgAGCCGCTCCCGGCGCCGGCGCGAGGGCAGCTGCTGGCGGAGCTGTGTCGCCTGCGCAGCCTGTCGCTGGCCGCGCGCCTGCCCTCCGCCTTCGTGCTCGCCATAGAGGTGCTCCGGGTGTCCACTGAG GGCCATCCAATTAAACTACCTCCGCGTACCAAGGCGAGTGTGAAGAAGTACTCTCCGTCGAGCCCggtgtgcgcgagcccgagccccagcccccccgcgcccccgccgccgcccctcGACGGCATCGCCAAGCTCCACAGCGACTCCACGCTGCGCCGCACGCGCTCCATGGGCAGCATACCCAAGTCAGTCAACGAAACCACGCCCAAGAAGTCCAAAATCAAAAACAGAAAAGTCTCATCCGAAAGGAAACGCTACCTACGAAGCGACTCGAAGAAATTCAATGCGACCCTCTCCCTAACGAGCCCGCCGCTCGTCCCCGACCCCGTCAACAACAACAAGATAAGCTTAGTTATGAAGAAATTGTCTAGTCCATTAGAGAAGTGCGACGTGAAGTTGATCCTGGAGGAGCAGCTGCGCATCGAGCGGCTCATCGAGCAGGAGAAGCAGGACCTGGCGCTGGCGCGGCGCGTGGACGCCGAGCTCAACGGCCGCCAgctgcgccgcgccgccggcaagcgccccgcgcccctcgcGCACCCGCTGCGCGCCAACAAGAAACTCAAAGTGTAG